AAGCAGAAAAAATGTAGAAATTGAAGAAATTTAAAGTATTACCACATATCTTGGAAAGATGGCAGTGTCAGCAGTggcatgatttttttcctttcctgtctcctttacttccttcttttccacttcttttcttccttcattctttcctcccccactccttctcttcattcttccatgttttcttttcacttttattgaggtataattgatgtaCAGTAACCTCACATATTTAAAGAGTATAATttaatgttttgatatatgtatatgttttcatCAATGCCATTTAAAATGTTGAGGAAAGTTGTTTGTATTACTAGTTTGCTGGGAATTTTTGTCAGGATCAGATGTTGAAattatcaaatgttttttctgcatctattcagatgatcacatggtttttctttctttcatttgttaatatggtgaaaTACATTGATTTTCAGGTCAGATAAGGCACATTCAGATTGGTATAGAAATAGACTACTTTAACTGATTTTCAACTGTTTAACTGCATTCCTGGGATATTATTGGATTCTGTTTGTTAAAACTTTGCTTTGAATTTTTGCATCAATGTTTATAAGGGATATTAATCTGTAGTTTTTTTGGACAAATTATACATCtgtgtggagagggcaatggcaccccactccagtactcttgcctggaaaatcctatggaccgaggagcctggtaggctgcagtccatggggtcgctaagagtcagacacgactgagcgacttcactttcccttttcactttcatgcattggagaaggaaatggcaacccactccagtgttcttgcctggagaatcccagggacgggggagcctggtgggctgccgtctggggtcgcacagagtcggacacgactgaagtgacttagcagcagcaacaatcacTTAGATCAAGATGTAGAGTGCTTATATCACCCTAAAAAATTCCTTCATGTTCCCACCTTGTTAAAATCCCCAAAGAAAATCACTGCTCTGCTTTCCATTATCTTAGCTTAGTCTTTTGACTACCTGGAAGTTCATATAATTAGAATAATATGGTATCCATGCTTTTGTTTTTGACTTCCCATGCAACAGGAAGTTTttgaggtccatccatattgttgcatggATCAATAGattattcattttcattgatGAATAGAACTACATTTGGTGACTTATCACATTGTATCTATTTTTTCATTGTAGATTTTTgcattgtttttggttttgtgctCTAATGAACAAAACCTCTGTGAGACTTCTCTCACATGAATCTTTTTTatggacatttgttttcatttctctgaggaAAATACACAGGAGTGTAAATACTCAATCATAGAGGATATGTGCTTAATTTTATTAAAGAGGTAGCCAAACACTTTCCCAGAATAATTAAATCACTATATTTCACGAGCAACATATGAGGGTACCAGTTGCTCTCCATCTTTATTAATATTtggtattttatgttttaatttagctattttaatgattataaagtggtatcttgtggttttaattttcatgaagatgaaaataacgagcaccttttcatgtgttttttgccTTACATACATCTTACTTTGTGAAAAGTCTGGTTttagcttttttccccttttcattcAGTTGTTTGCCTTGTCATTATTTGTACACATTCttgatatattctggatacaaatctTTATATATATTGATTCATGGTTTTAatgattcatggtgttgcaaagagtcagacatgactgagtgaatgaactgattGTTTTATTGGATTTCAGTTAGATGAGGACaactgaaaagaaggaaaaaagatgatTTGAAGTGTTAAACATAAGATatattgaaaattaatttttacctaAATTTACCTGTTATCTAATCAAGATCATATTTGGCCTTTATAGTACATATTTCCAAATTCCATTCATGGAAATTTTTATTGGGTTGGTAGAggtgtttaaataaattaaaaatttttactttaaaaattatttatttctattaactGAATAAAAGAAGTAACCAGAAAACTGGTCACTGTCACCTTACTTTGTAGACACAAGTCTCCTGAGTGCACCCTTTACATCCTTATTTCTCAGTGTATAGATGACAGGGTTCAACATGGGAGTCACCAAGTTGTAGAAGAGGGTAAGGAATTTCCCTTGGTCCTGAGATGAATTATTTCCTGGTTGCATATACATGTAGATAATATTCCCATAAAACAAGGAAACTACAGTGAGATGGGACCCGCATGTGTTGAAAGCCTTCCTCCTTCCTGCCGCCGACTTCATCCTCAGCACTGCAAGGGCAATGCAGCTATAAGAGATGAGGATGAACGACAGGGGCACCAGAACGATGATCACTGATAGGATGAAAACAGCGCTCTCTACAGCCACTGTATCCACACAGGCAACTTTTATCAGAGCCGGCATCTCACACAGGAAGTGTTTCACCCTGCATCTCCCACATCGTGGCAGTTTCATAGTCACTGGAGACATAACCAGGGAGTTGAGAAGTCCAACTCCCCAGGCCACAGACACCAACTTCCAACAGAGCTGAGGGTGCATGAGGACAGAATAGTGGAGGGGCTTGCAGATTGCAGTGAAGCGGTCATAAGCCATGACAGCCAAGAGAACACATTCTGTGCCACCCAGTCCCAGGAACATGAAAAGCTGGATGGCACAACCCACATAACTGATGGTCTTATCTGGGCTGCCTAAGTTGAAAAGCAGCTGGGGGATAGAACTGGTGGTAAAGCAGAGATCTAGGAAGGACAAATTagtgaggaagaagtacatgggcaTGTGAAGGCTGGGGTCTAAGCGGGAAACCAGGATGATGACAGCATTGCCCACCAAAGTCACAAGGTAGAAGATGAGGACAAACACGAAGAGGATCTGCTCTAGCTTGGGTCTGTCTGAGAAACCCAACAAGATGAAGCCTTCCTGGCAACTCTGGTTGGTCATGACAGAGGATAATCAGTACACATCTGCAGGGGAGCAAATAGTAACACATTATATTCTTCATGAAGCAGGCTAAGGAATTCACAGAGAGAGGTGGGTCATATCAAgtaattatgtaaaataattacttaaaatttCAGTATTACATGTAGgtataaattatgtattttagGAATACTATCTTTAATAATTCTCTTTCTTTTGGATCCCCCCAATTACAATTATTGTGGAATATTAGGAAAACAGATATACATGAAGGATAGGAAAAGATTACCCACACCCCAGAAACAACCACACTGcaatattgatttatttcttttcattcttttgagtaTATGTAATTTATGGCATATTtccccccttatggcagagagtgaagaggaactaaaaagcctcttaatgaaagtgaaagaggagattgaaaaagttggcttaaagctcaacattcagaaaactaagatcatggcatctggtcccatcacttcatgggaaatagatggggaaacagtggaaacagtgtcagactttatttttgggggctccaaaatcactgcagatggtgattgcacccatgaaattaaaagatgcttactccttggaaggaaagttatgaccaatctagatagcatattaaaaagcagagacattactttgtcaacaaaagtccgtctagtcaaggctatggttttcccagtggtgatgtgtggatgtgagagttggactgtgaagaaagctgagtgccaaagaattgatgcttttgaactgtggtgctggggaagactcttgagagtcccttggactgcaaggagatccaaccagtccattcttaaggagatcagtcctgggtgttcattggaaggactgatgctgaagctgaaactccaatactttggccacctcatgcgaagagttgacttattggaaaagaccctgatgctgggaggggttgggggcaggaggagaaggggacgacagaggatgagatggctggatggcatcaccgactcgatggacatgagtttgagtaaactctgggagttggtgatggacagggaggcctggcatgcttcgattaatggggtcgcaaagagttggacacaattgagcaactgaaccgaactgaatttaacaaaatataaataatagtgTGTTTACAAATTTTATATTCTACATTTCCTCTCATAATTTTACATTGTGAAAATTTGCTTTGGTTTTAAAGTTCTACAAAAATAATCATTAATGTCTGTATGATCTTCCTGTAGCTGTGTCATCATTTCTCCAATCATTGCTCCATAGTTAATGGTTAACAgtatttccaatattttaaagGTCTTGATAGATTACAGAGGTACCTATTTTACTGAACTCTAAAGCAGcttatttttccttaaatcttTGGCAGTTGTTTGGTGTGCGTGTgttcatgcttagtcatgtctgactctttgtgaccccatggactgtagccggccaggtgctcctctgtccatggaattttccaggcaagaatactggagtgggtcgccatttccttctccagaggaccttcctgacccaggtgcgtctcttgcactggcaggtggattcttttcatTTGGTCCCTACCCGCACCCCCTAATCTCATATTGTTTAAACTGGGTGATATTAGCTATGAGGTTGATTAATTTTTGATGCTTATTAGCCTTCTGAATTTGGGAAAATGTTTGTCACTGAGCTAGTATGTCACATATCATAGAAAAATTCTATCACTACAACTTGAAAGTGATGTTTTACTTAACAATTAAAATAGGAGTACaagttgttcttgtttttttttaaactcattggAATTCAAGACACAACCTTtcaatttttattcaaaaatttaaTCCATAACAACACATAAATTATTTTGTAAGTGATGGGATTCTTATTTCTAATTCTTTATTTtagaattcttattttctttatttataaatatattctctTGTATTTcataaaagttcatttttatgaaattatGTAGTTTTCAATgaatactgtattttaaaaatttctttcctttatgaaTGAAgtgtataattatatttttaactggATATAACTGTGAGACAGACTTATAGTTCTTTAGATTAcacaaattatataaaattatcattttatatcAATAGAGACATATGtataaaatgatataaagattataaatgatataaaatagaatgatatgatttcatttatatcatttagaaaattacacataaattttaattctatcatgttgctttaaaaaatatgcttttttatCCCCAAGTAAAGACTaattgtcaaattaaaaaaagtcAGATAGCAGATGaatataagaaagctgtggtacatatacacaatggagtattactcagccattaaaaagaataaatttgaatcagttctaatgaggtggttgaaactggagctgattatacagagtgaaataagccagaaagaaaaacaccaatacagtatactaacgcatatatatggaatttagaaagatggtaatgataactctgtatgcgagacagcaaaagagacacagatgtatagaacagtcttttggactctgtgggaggcgGGGgtaatgatttgggagaatggcattgaaacatgtataatatcatatgagaaacgaatcgccagtccgggtttgatgcaggatacaggatgcttggggctggtgcactgggatgacccagagggatgctatgaggagggaggtgggaggggggttcaggattgggaatgCGTGTACACCCGTgcaggattcatgttgatgtatggcaaaaccaatacaatattgtaaagtaattagcctctaattaaaataaataaagtaaaaaaataaaaataaaaaagccagataaatcattttttcatatttaaaacctATGGATCAATTCAAAAGTCATAAGCATGTGTTTTATAAAAACTtttcaagaaaaatctcaaaattctTTCAATTCTTCCTAGAGCCAAAAATCCCTTTGATTGCATTAGTAATTAAAGAAGTAAAAGTTTTAGATTTACTTGAATGTGTCAGAAACACTTCCAAAATCAGAGAGTTTAAAATGCTCAAAGGTAATTTTATGATCTGACATATAACAGGACATTTCTCAGCACCttaaattaacaaattaataaaGATGTTTCCTATACTCTATGTCCAGAATATGGTGTTTGAGTCAAAAGACTGTGTCAATACTCTGTGTATTGGGCTATGAAATAATTTTAGCCTTATAAGTTTGATGTGAAATTACAGCTTTCAGTGCCACCTCTCCCTCAGGTGCTTAAAGAGTTTATGACTACCAGATACCACTTCAAATTGTTACTGTAACTAGTTCCTACTATAACTAGTAATGTTCTCTGGCCAAACAAGTATAAAACAAGATCcgggaaggagaagaaagagtgaAGGAATCACATCTCCATCTCCACTTCTACACCAGTATCTCATACACATTGATCTTTTACACACGATTACACATGTTTGTGAAATACATTGCACATCATAAACCATGTTAGATGTTTGTTATTATgattacaaacagaaaaaaacaggtCTATGTTACACATGATCAAGAAGAGAATCTTTCCCATGCTATTTTGGGTATAAATAATAGTAGTGTTATTACTAAACAGTTTTAGTcagtttaaattaattaaacctGTAGAGATGGCCTAAGAAGAaaacttagatttttttaaaaatttgtttgcctatttatttatggctacattgcatctttgttgctgtgtgtgggctttctctagttgtggtgagtggggctactctctagttgggttGCTTGGGCTtgtcattgcagtagcttctcttgtggaacctGAGCTCTAGGCACtagggctttagtagttgtggcacaagggcttagttgtcccacagaatgtggaatctttctggagcagggatcaaacctatgccccctgtACTGCAAGGAAGAttgtcaaccactggaccaccagggaagtctcctgagAAGAAAACTTTTGACTGAAAGTTATAGTCCAAGTGATTTTAAAAGACTTCTACTAATACATAGATTGACACAACCTCAGatcaggaaggagaaggcaacggcaccccactccagtactcttgcctggaaaatcccatggatggaggagtctggtaggctgcagtccatggggtcgctacgagtcagacatgactgagcgacttcgctttcaattttcactttcatgcattggagaaggaaatggcaacccactccagtgttcttgcctggagacaagaacagggacggaggagcctggtgggctgccgtctatggggttgcatagagtcagacacgactgaagtgacttagcagcagcagtagcagatcaGGAAGTTCAGATTATGATCTTTGGAATAAGAATTACTGAAAATACttatatggataaataaatacatatttagcaaatatttactgaatcctTGTTGTTTGCCAAACACTGTACTGTATGTCAGAGATAAAAGATTACTAAAATAGATAGCAATTTACTTCACGATTTATAGTCTAGTGGGAAAACAATCATCAAAAACTCACACAATTAAATGTATAATAATTATCAGTGATACTAAGCCCTTACACTAGCACTGtgctattttcttgggctgcttTATTTAATACTCATACCTGAATTTGAAGGATTTAGGCATTAAGTAACTTACCAAGGGTACACAGCTAGGAAGTTCTGGATGTGGAATTCAGATTCAGATTTATTTGACTCTCAAACCAAGTTTCTAAACACCATGGGGCTAAAACAGAAAGATAATGTATTTACTCAATTCCCAAATATCACCTGTTGGATGCAGTTAAGATGGATTGAGTGCTCTGAGTCCTTTAATCATGATTTAGTCCCAATCAAAGAAGAATGTCAAAGTCTATTCAAGATAAATCAAGTTAGGGAAATGTCACCAAAAACTGTCTTctcaaacaaattttaaaagcatagtTACTAATTAGCTCAAAGTTTGCTGGATTTTAAGTAGAAAAGTAATCAATTCAAACATAAAGTTATATATCGTGGTggcagtttagttgctaagtcatgcgggactcttgagaccccacagactgtagcccaccaggctcctctgtccatgggattttccaggcaagaatactggagtgggttgctatttcctcctctaggggatcttcctgacccagggattgaacttgcgtcacggctgagccatcagggaagcctagtgttATATATAGACCAAGATAAATTGCTAAAAATAGCCTTTTTGGAAAACTAGATATTGCAAGTACAACCGAGAACAATTATTGAAAAGACTttcaattattaataaaataatttaaataataaattaataaataatttaaataataataaaataaaataatttcaattattaCAAGAATTATGTGACATAACTTGTTTTCcagtaaaaatagataaaatatgcaaaaaatctagattcattttaatattctaAGTCAATAATTACAGCcagaatatatattatttggCCCACACACACACGGATACTATTGATTGctcctgtttttaaatttttttaaatctaatttgtttatttcttactTATTGAACATTAATTTTCATTAGACAATAGGTAGGTGGAAATGTGTTCAGACATATGGGGAGAGCTCTGATTTTTCTCATAAGCAATCTTGCTAATCTGATTTGCCTTCATTTGTGATGGGTTTACACGTTAGAAACCTAAGGTCAATGTTGACAAGGCATGAGTTAATTGCTGACAAGAGATAGGAGGTGTAGGATAGGAAGAGAAGTGGAAGGAAAGCAAGACAGAAAGTAGTTCTAAATGTGGTGAATCAAAGTATAGAAACAAGTATATCACAAAAGTTACACGATCAATGGAAGAATGACAATAACAATGAAATAGCTGATAGTATTGGTTAAAGCACCATCAATAGATACTAAAATTGGTAAATCAAGGAATCGAGGTATAAGTACAGGTTTAGAATTAGTAAATTGAGCCAAACAAGAAAGAGTTAAAAACTGCATCCTTGGAATGTGCAATTTGATGTTGGAAGATactgtataaattttttttttctgttatcgactttttttctacttcttattgtgttaattttgtgtatattattttgattaaaatacatgttttaaagCAAAACTTACAATctaattctttagaaaaatatagatgtaaaatatatagctcAAAATAGTATATTAGAACAATCGTTCAAACCATGGCTCTACTCCTTACCAGTCTTATGACCTTGATCCAAATACAAAACTGCTctgttttcactttccttttctgtgagATAGGGAAGGCAAAGTACAAATCTTATGGAACTTTaggatgaaagaatgaaattatatatGTAGCTATATTGGATAGCATATTGAACTGTGTCATAGCAATGTAACAAAGACTACTTATTGTTTTAGTCTAATTATTTTCATTAActtattgtctttcttttttattccattGTCAAGTCTTTTCTATTCCATTGTGAAATGGAAcccaagagaacatttcaaaaTTGGCATGGACAAAAATATCAAATGCTGTCAGTATGTCGcacaaagaaaataacaaaaccaaGAACCGCTCATATTGCCAAGCACAAATCTTGAGTGCTAGTATTGACATTTCTCATATTTTGGAtctaatttatttcatatattattcTGAGTGATATATTCTTTATACTTGACTCAAATACCATTCATATGCTGATGGTTACCAAATCTTAGATTTTTATTCCAAAATATAGACCTGCATATTctactttttttctgaatatttttacttgagtgactaacagttgAGAAATAGATAGCATTCTGATAATGAGCCCAGACACTGGAGCATGGTTTCAGATTCCAGCAGTGCTATTGAATAGCTAagggattccctagtggctcagacggtaaagatctgcctgcaattcagcaGACCTaaattcaaaccctgggtcaggaagatcccctggagaaggaaatggcaacccactccagtattcttgcctggaaaatcgcatggatggaggagccactGAATAGCTAAgagactttggacaagttacttaaacaCTCTGTAACCAACTttataatctgtaaaatgggcataataatagtTCTAAAGAGAGTTGTTTAAAGAGTTAAATAAGTTATTATTTGACATGcttgaaagtgagtcactcagtcatgtccaagtctttgtgaccccatggactatacagtcctggaattctccaggccagaatactagagttggtagcctttctcttctccaggggatcgtcctaacccagggatcaaattggggtctcccacattgcaggtggattctttaccagctgagccacaagggaagcccaagggtacTGTAGTggatagcttatcccttctccaggggatcttaccaacccaggaatcgaaccagggtctcctgccttttaggcagattctttaccaactgagctatcagggaagcctatatatgtacacatatgtatacacacttttaatttgtttgttgAGTTATTTACCAGGACTTGAGTTTATCAGGCAAACTGAGTCTAGACATGCCCAGATACATCCCAAACAGAGGGGAAACCAGGCTTCAGTTTTCACAGAGATTATTGAGGCTATGGGAAATTGTTAGGTTCAGAAGAGCAGACAAATTTTAAAGAACTCCTAGGAAAATCTGGATGTGAAATAGGTTCTGAAATTTGGGAACATGGTATGTAATGTGCTGATGGATGATGCTGACTTGATGCTCTCCTACTCTTGGTATGTCTCCACGTTCTCACTTTTTGCAAAAGCAGCAAAGAATAATGAATAAGGCCACTTTGGTCAGATCAACTGTGATTTAAAGTAAGGCTCAGCCCTGGTTTGTAGCTGTGTAACCTTAGGCAAGTTATATTCACATTGAGTGTCCTTAACTGTCCATTGAGATGAAAACCATAGTAACAATATCCCTCTCTCTGGAGTAAAGATTAAGAAGCTAATTTATGCATTGTTTCTTATTCTgcctgtactgtgcttagtcactcagtccaactctctgcgacctcatggactgtagcccaccaggctcttccgtccatggagattctccatgcaagaatactggagtgggttaccatttactcctccagcatatcttcccaacccagggattgaacccaggtctcccacattgcaggcagactctttaccatctgagccatcagggaagtcctcttgtTCTGCCTAACAATATCAAATACCTAAAGATTTATTATTATCACAATAGTTATATTCCTTGTAAGTGTTCCTGTCCTCACACAGCTCAAGGACTGCTGGGTTTTAAAGAAGGGTTACTTGTTGTGTTTAtatgcagcattttttttttttttaatatccagtcATCCGTTTCATCTAGGCAGTATACTAGAACTAGAGCAGTAAAGTCAACTATGTTATTCAGTTGGAGTTAGTGAGTTTGGGGTCTTATAATGTTGGAAgtaaagaaatgaagaatattTCAAAGTCCCATTTGCCTGATCATACCTGCAGtcctgtcttcttttcttttctttttctattactaTCTGttccactgcaaaaaaaaaatatagtacTGCTTGtcttcctaattttaaaatttatttttcttcaataatATTCTCTTTATTTATAATTCATTCAAAATTTCCAGTCTATATTCAAAAACCTTTGGCAGTTTAGTCAACTAACAAGTAGTCATTCCTACTTGTACAGAATGAAAGCTTGaggtatatttaagaaaaaataaaatataaatgtctaCCATACAACTGACACTATGAAAATTTCTCAGGATAATATGACAAACAATATGTAGATGATCCTTGTCTTCACAGAGCTTATAGTTTAGAATGGAATGCAGAGAACAATATGGCAACTATAATAGTGATATAAAATGTGATTAGAAGGTGTATAAGACTTAGATGAGGTACTTACCTAAAACCCAAGGGATGAGGATGTTTCTTGGAAGaagtaaggcttccctggtggcactagtggcaaagaacccacctgccaatgcagaagatctaGGTTcggtctctgggtggggaagatccccaggaggagaaaatggcaacctactccagtattcttgcctggagaatcccatgcttagaggaacctggcaggctatatagtccatggggttgcaaagagtcagacatgactgacataACACAAACTTAGATGAGGTACTTACCTAAAACCCAAGGGATAAGGGATATTTCCTGGAAGAAGTAGTACCTCAGATAAGAGCTTTAACACGAGAGGACTAGAGTCAAGGAAAAGAGTGGCACATGGGAGAAGCTGAAATGGCTTGGTATTGTGGAATGTGATGAGGGAATGAAATTCACTCAAACTGGAGAAGTAATAAAGGCTAGTGTATGCATGGTCTTGTAGTTCATGTTAACAAATTCTGTCTTTATGTTAAAAAAGAGAGGAGTGCTAAGTAATTTAAAGTagttgttgcagaaaccagtactcgagaaaccaagcaccacactcggagagttggagaactcaggtttattatgctGGTGGGCCCAAatgagttaacactccaagctcagAGCCccgaacaaaggggttacagagtttttatagccAGACgatagtgggcaacactagctgttaagaggctggtttaaactaaggggttttgCATGTGCaggaacagcagtc
This genomic interval from Bos taurus isolate L1 Dominette 01449 registration number 42190680 breed Hereford chromosome 23, ARS-UCD2.0, whole genome shotgun sequence contains the following:
- the OR2W2 gene encoding olfactory receptor family 2 subfamily W member 2, which produces MTNQSCQEGFILLGFSDRPKLEQILFVFVLIFYLVTLVGNAVIILVSRLDPSLHMPMYFFLTNLSFLDLCFTTSSIPQLLFNLGSPDKTISYVGCAIQLFMFLGLGGTECVLLAVMAYDRFTAICKPLHYSVLMHPQLCWKLVSVAWGVGLLNSLVMSPVTMKLPRCGRCRVKHFLCEMPALIKVACVDTVAVESAVFILSVIIVLVPLSFILISYSCIALAVLRMKSAAGRRKAFNTCGSHLTVVSLFYGNIIYMYMQPGNNSSQDQGKFLTLFYNLVTPMLNPVIYTLRNKDVKGALRRLVSTK